A DNA window from Trypanosoma brucei brucei TREU927 chromosome 11 chr11_scaffold01 genomic scaffold, whole genome shotgun sequence contains the following coding sequences:
- a CDS encoding cyclophilin type peptidyl-prolyl cis-trans isomerase, putative (similar to Peptidyl-prolyl cis-trans isomerase TLP20, chloroplast precursor(EC 5.2.1.8) (PPIase) (Rotamase) (Thylakoid lumen PPIase of 20 kDa). (Swiss- Prot:Q9ASS6) (Arabidopsis thaliana)), with the protein MRISERAFMDIAIGTKAPRRIVFKLFPRKCPSAVKNFIELCSGNVSTDTYESGNRDKLISESALPQLTYKNSTFHRVEKGYLIQGGDIVTGRGTEQLSIYGGTFSAPEEVRASVFDKPGLVGTASSSPNAHGSQFFILTAKEANHLNGTCICFGQVADGLDVVQEIEQVPIDPSGFPSLKVSIVDCGVLE; encoded by the coding sequence ATGCGCATTTCTGAGCGAGCCTTCATGGATATCGCCATCGGGACCAAAGCACCGCGGAGGATCGTCTTTAAACTCTTTCCGCGGAAGTGCCCATCAGCTGTGAAGAACTTTATTGAACTCTGTAGTGGAAATGTCTCGACGGACACATATGAATCGGGGAACAGGGATAAACTGATATCGGAGAGCGCCCTTCCGCAGCTCACGTACAAAAACTCCACTTTCCACCGTGTGGAGAAGGGGTATTTAATTCAGGGAGGTGATATTGTAACGGGGCGAGGGACGGAACAGCTTTCTATCTATGGTGGTACTTTCAGCGCCCCGGAGGAGGTGAGGGCCTCTGTCTTCGACAAACCCGGTCTGGTCGGCACGGCTTCCAGCTCGCCGAACGCGCACGGCTCGCAGTTTTTCATTTTGACTGCGAAGGAAGCCAATCACTTGAACGGGACGTGCATATGTTTCGGCCAGGTCGCTGATGGGCTTGATGTTGTTCAAGAGATTGAACAGGTTCCTATTGACCCATCAGGGTTTCCGTCCCTTAAGGTGTCTATTGTGGATTGTGGGGTATTGGAATGA